Proteins encoded together in one Oncorhynchus masou masou isolate Uvic2021 chromosome 3, UVic_Omas_1.1, whole genome shotgun sequence window:
- the LOC135507751 gene encoding C2 calcium-dependent domain-containing protein 4C-like yields MWLLEKFRGPHNGHSASAGDKQQNQTGPVSVYNNIITPDKIPDFFIPPKLICCPSEAECLTPETQHRSTLCPSASEHTICSQTQGNCTRNPRSPRLLSRLTGDTRSLLRAANRHVIQIESADDPGSEVGEGGDPNTNADPQSQTAMSLPYIPKAQTSYGFSTLVESPHTRRKESLFHSNPNSPHTSPGSQRRTQGGNHLTPSDPNPYRYFSGGESDTCSSAESSPFTSPLLTRSASLLRSITQETQAKVSRAKRTLARHSSLSTDECSSADNSPNLTRRRLRCPPSPAFRGRKGTGSGGASSDLQREHSVNLHKGGTLRISMHYDAETARLRVRVLAAEDLYDKQTDVKSINCCVSLYLNPGKQQKQRSTIIKNSRNPVFNEDFFFDAVPVTQVKSLAMKMKVVNKGTSLKRDLLLGEREVLLSDLLPGF; encoded by the exons ATGTGGCTCCTGGAAAAGTTCCGTGGCCCTCACAATGGTCACTCTGCATCGGCAGGGGACAAGCAACAGAACCAGACTGGCCCCGTCTCCGTCTATAACAACATCATCACCCCTGATAAGATCCCTGACTTCTTCATCCCCCCCAAACTCATCTGCTGCCCTTCAGAGGCAGAGTGCCTAACTCCGGAGACCCAGCACCGCTCTACTCTGTGCCCCTCCGCCTCGGAGCACACCATCTGCAGCCAAACCCAGGGCAACTGCACCCGGAACCCCCGCAGCCCACGTCTGCTCTCCCGGCTGACTGGAGACACCCGCAGCCTCTTGAGGGCCGCTAACCGCCACGTCATCCAGATAGAGAGCGCTGACGACCCGGGGAGTGAGGTAGGGGAGGGGGGAGACCCTAACACCAATGCAGACCCCCAGTCCCAGACAGCCATGTCCCTGCCTTACATCCCCAAAGCCCAGACCTCGTACGGTTTCTCCACGCTGGTGGAGAGCCCCCACACCCGCCGCAAGGAGTCCCTGTTCCACAGCAACCCCAACAGCCCCCACACCTCCCCGGGCTCCCAGAGACGCACCCAGGGTGGGAACCACCTGACCCCCTCCGACCCCAACCCCTACCGCTATTTCAGCGGGGGTGAGAGCGACACGTGCTCCTCAGCCGAGTCCTCCCCCtttacctcccctctcctcacccgcTCTGCCTCCCTCCTCCGATCCATCACCCAGGAGACGCAGGCCAAG GTGTCTCGTGCCAAGCGTACCCTGGCGCGCCACAGCTCCCTGTCCACAGACGAGTGCAGCTCAGCCGACAACAGCCCCAACCTGACACGCCGCCGCCTGCGCTGCCCTCCCTCCCCCGCCTTCCGCGGACGCAAGGGGACCGGCTCCGGGGGGGCAAGTTCAGACCTCCAGCGCGAGCACTCGGTCAACCTCCACAAGGGCGGCACGCTGAGAATCAGCATGCACTACGACGCCGAAACGGCCCGGCTGAGGGTCCGAGTGCTCGCCGCCGAGGACCTGTATGACAAACAGACGGACGTGAAGAGCATCAACTGCTGCGTGTCTCTGTACCTGAACCCGGGCAAGCAGCAGAAGCAGAGGAGCACTATCATCAAGAACAGCCGGAACCCCGTGTTCAACGAGGACTTCTTCTTTGACGCGGTGCCCGTCACCCAGGTCAAGAGCCTGGCCATGAAGATGAAGGTGGTGAACAAGGGGACCAGTCTGAAGAGAGACCTGctgctgggggagagggaggtgctGCTTAGCGACCTGCTGCCAGGCTTCTAG